From the Mesotoga prima MesG1.Ag.4.2 genome, the window CTTTGTGGATATGCCAAGACTAGATTTCGACAAGTATATGGAAAACTCGACGACAGAAAGCTCGGACGAAATTCGGAAGAGGGTCATTGCGGCAAGAAAGAGACAGTCGGAGAGATATGAGGGAATGAGCATATTTTCGAATAGTCAGCTCGGTCATGCCTTGCTGAAAGAATACGTCCCACTCGATACTGCATCGAGATCACTTCTTTCGGCGGCCATGGATAAGATGAAATTAACCGCAAGGGCCATTGATAGAGTTCTAAAAGTAGCACTTACAGTTGCCGATCTCGAAGAAAGCAAAGTCGAGGCCAGGCACATTGCAGAGGCTTTGCAGTATCGAAGAAAGACCTAGAGTTCATAGTTCAAGGTCTTCATAAGAGATCTTACCAGAAGAAAACTAAACGGAATGACGAACAATGAGTAAACAAGCACCGAAGAGATCTTACCAGAAGAACACTGAACGGAATCACGAACAATGAGTAGACAAGCACCGACGTGATTCTTCCAAAGTTTGGTAAATAGACCCATGTTGCAATACCTATTAAGAACAGATAACTGAGACCGAACCATCTGTATCTGGGAGAAAGCTCCGTGCAAATAATAATAACGATACCGGGCAGCATTTCTATCAAAGCGACCGTAGAAAAACCGTGGGAAAAAAGAGCGAATCCTACAAATATCAAGCCCACCGATCTTCCAATGATTGAAACCAACTGCCTTCTCTCAAGAGTGAATCCGGAGAAAAAGACGGCCTTTGCAACAAAAGGAATAAGGATGAAAGAGATCGCGGCGTCGATCGTAAGGGTGTAACTCATACCAATATAAAAGATGGCTAAAACGAAGCTTATTCCTAAAGCCATATTAGATGAAAGGCTGTCGATTGTCTTCTCCCTTTCGTCAAATCCGGGGATTAATCGGAGCATCCTCAGTGAAGGAAAGAGGTAGAGGCCCAGCAAGAGTAGAGAATACCAGCCTACCGCCGTCTTAATGAGAGAAACTGATAGGATAATTATGAAGACATCAAATATCAAGATACCCGTTTTAAGCAACAACCTAATCACCCTCTTCCAGTTCAAAGAGTTCTTCGACAGTACAGTGAAGAATATTTGCGAGCTTAAGAGCAAGTTTAACTGAAGGTTTGAATTTCCCTTTTTCGACCGCGATTATTGTCTGCCGGCTTACTCCGGCCATTCTTGCTATATTGTCCTGTGTCATTTCTCCATTCTTGAATCTAAATTCCTTCATTCTGTTCTTCATAGCCATCACCTGGGTCAAGTGTACATAATACTTTACATAATGTCAAGTATTATAAACATTTCATTTTTGTAGCTCAGCCTACTCAAGTAAAGATATAACGTTTGAAGAAAGGAGTAAAGAGTTTCTTTTGTCATAACGCATAAGTCACA encodes:
- a CDS encoding helix-turn-helix transcriptional regulator; its protein translation is MKNRMKEFRFKNGEMTQDNIARMAGVSRQTIIAVEKGKFKPSVKLALKLANILHCTVEELFELEEGD